The sequence below is a genomic window from Luteimonas sp. MC1825.
GCTTCATCGACGAACTGCCGGCCGCCGAACTGCAGCGCGACGGCGCCGATCCGGTCGCTGATGCGGCGCGCAAGAAGGAGCGCGCGGAGGTGGGGTTTGCCGCCATCCGGGCGATGCTCGACGGCTGATCGGCGGGGCGACGGGCAACGGTGCGTTCGCCGGTGTCGGCTAGACTCGGCGGCCCTCCACCCGCCAGGTCCCGCCATGCGCCGCACGCTGCCCACGCTCACCCTGCTCGCCGCCGTGCTGGCGCTGGGCGCCTGCACGACGACGGCACCGCTCCCGGGCACGGCGCCCGCCGCCGTCACGCCGGCTGCCGCGCAGGTGGCCGTGCCGGCAGACGACAACCTCAACGCCGTGCTCTGGGTGCAACGTTCGGTGGAATACCGGGCGCTGTCGGAAACGGTGTTCCGCGCCGCGGGCGAACGCCTGGATACCGCGCTGGCCACCCCTGACTGGAATGCCCTGGTGCCGGGCGAGCGCCGCAACGCGGCGTCCATCGCCGCCCTGCCGCCCGCGGTGGTCATGGACATCGACGAGACCGTCCTCGACAACTCGCCCTACCAGGCGCGCCTGGTCCGGGATGGCCTGGAGTACGACGACGCCACCTGGGCCGAGTGGGTCGCCGAGGAGAAGGCCAAGCCGGTGCCGGGCGTGCTGGAGTTCGCGCGCGCCGCGCACGCCAAGGGCGTCACCGTCATCTACCTCTCCAACCGCGACAAGGCCCTGCACGCGGCGACCCTCGCCAACCTGCGCGCGGTAGGCCTTCCGGTGAAGGACGACAGCGTGTTCCTCGGGCTTGGCACCGTGGTCGAGGGCTGCGAGCAGAAGGGCTCCGGCAAGACCTGCCGCCGCCAGCTGGCCGGCCGCGGCTATCGCGTGCTGATGCAGTTCGGCGACCAGCTGGGCGACTTCGTCGAGGCGCCGGCCAACACGCCGCAGGCGCACGCAGCGCTGCACGCGGAATACCGCGCCTGGTTCGGCGACCGCTGGTGGGTGCTGCCCAATCCGACCTACGGCGCCTGGGAACCGGCACTGTTCAACAACGCCTGGGGCCAGCCGCGCACGGTGCGGCGTGCGGCAAAGCGTGATGCGCTCCTGCTCGACAGGTAACAAAATCAATCATTTGAATGCCATAAACTCAAGCGTTGCATCAGGTTGTACCAGCAGGTAACCTGCCTTGGCCACAACACAGTCCTCCGGTTTCGGCCGGCTTTACGGGAGACCCAGGGTCTCCCGTTTTTTATGGTGCCGCCGCCCGACCTAGGGTTTGCCCCGGGGTGTGCCCGCTACGGTCGGCGCCTAGCCTCGGGATCTGTCCACGCCCGCAGCGGCAGCGACATGGCCGACGCCGGAGGCGCGCGATGTCCCTCATCGACAATGTGCACGCGAACGCGCAGGCGCTCCTCAACCGCGGCCCGATGGCGGGGCGCGGGCCGCACAACGCGGGCGGCCCCCTCCACCATCACGGCGGCCCGCATCCGGGGGCGGGCGACCGCGGCTTTGGCCCACCCAAGGGCGGCGACATGCCCGGCGGTGTTCCGCGCGCCATTCCGGGTATCCCGGACCTGCCGGCCGGGCCGCGCGGTGTCGAACGCGCGCTGCCGGGCCACATTCCGCCGGGCCTGGACCGGCCCAACCCTGGCAACGGACCATCGGCTCCACCGGGCCAGGTGATCCAGGGCAGCCTGGACGTCGCCCAGGGACTCGCCAATGCGCTGCCGCCGCGCGGGTCGCCTCCGGGGCCACCCGCGCACGCGGCGCAGGGCCATGGGCACGCCCACGGACACGGACCCCACGGCGCGCAAGCCGCGGCACCCATGGCCATGGGTGCGCAGCCCGCGATGGCGGGCCTGCCGGGCAGCGGTACGGGGCTGGCCGCACAACTCCCCGGCGTGGCGACGACCGGCGTGGCAGTCGCCCAGGCCGCCGGCGCCATGCCGGCGGCGCAGGCGCGCGGCGATCTCGCACAGCAGGCAGCGCTGCCGCTGCGCGCGGATGCTGGCCAGTTGCATGCCGCCACGCCACCACGCGGCGAGGGCCTCCCCGTCCAGCCGCTTGCCCGCGGCGACGCACTGCCCGCGGGGCTGGCGCGTGCCGACGCGGCGGGTCCCCTGCAGGCCACGCTGCCGGGCAATGCGTCGGCGTCGACGCTTGCGGCCGCGGCAGCGGCCACCGCCGCGGTCGGGGCCACCTTGGCCACCGCGGCCACGGCACCGGCGCTGCCGGCAGCCCAGGGCGCGGACGCACGCAACGTGGCCGGCCTCGCCATCGCCGACCGCGGCCAGGCGGTGCGCGCGGAATCGATGAGCGGCACCTACACCGGCGAAGGCCCGCAGCGCCGCAGGCTGCGGCGCGGTGGGCGCGCGCTGCCCGGGAGCCTGTCGGCATTGCTGGTGGCGATGGGCGCGCAGGGCCGCACGTCGGGGGCGGGTCGCGATGCGCGGGAGGTCGAACGCGAACTCCAGGCGGCCGCCATGCAGTGGCTGTTCTGGTTGCTGGCGATCATCGCCTACGGCTGCGTGGCCTTCGCCATCGTGGGCTTGCTGCCGTCGGGCAGCGGCAGCGCCGCCAGTGCCGTGTCGGGTCGAGGCTGGAGCGGCGGGTTCGCGATCGCAGGCCTGGTGGCCGCGGGCGGCGCGTGGTGGTTCGCGCGCCACCTGGCGCGTGGCGGCCGCGCGCGCGCGTCGCGGGTGGACAGCGTCGACTGAAGCCCGCACGCCGCGCCGCTCAATCGAGGCAGTGGGGAACCTGGGTCATCACCATGCCGCCGCCGGGAGCAGCGACGTTGCGCGTCCTCCACACCCGCCGCCTGCAGGCACCGGCCGCCTGGGCGCGCCCGGCCGCCGTCGCGCCGACCTGCCCGGCCGGCGCAGGACGCGTCAGCCGGTACTCGAACACGATCCGCTCGCCGGGCGGCGCCAGCTGGACGGTCTCGACGGTCAGGGTCATGCGCGCCGCGTCAAGTTGCCCGGAAAACCCGATCCGGTGGCCCTTCTCGATGCCACCACCGGTGATGCGGCCAGCGCGATCGACGACCAGGCTGAGCGGACCGCCGCGGCCCTGCCATCCACCGTGCACCGGGCGGCCGTGCACGACGAAGCCGGAATCATTGGCGCGCCGGATACTTGCTTTCACCTCCAGGCGGTCGCGCCCTCCGGACGGCGCGAACGTGGCGCTGGCAGTGCCGGATTGCGCCTTGCCATGGCCCTGCGCGACACGGGCGCTCACGGTACCGGCATAGGAGCCCGTGAATGGCGTGGCCGCGCGCTCCGCGGCGTTGCCGCAGCCGGCGGCGCAGGTGATGGCGATGGCGACCGCACTGCGCGTGAACAGGTTCATGAGTTGCCTCCGCAAAATGCCGAACGCCCCCGGGCAAAGCCGGAGGCGTCGGGGACCAGCCTGCGAACCCTTACTGCTTGCGGGCGAGATCCTTGTTGCCTTCACCGATGGTCTTCACGATGGTGGAGAGCATCTGCAGCATCTGGCCGAGCTGCTGGCCGAGGACCTGCAGCTGGGCGTTCAGCTCGGTCAGGCCGTCGCCCGTCTCGGCGTCGACCGCCTTCGGGTCGTCGGCCTGCTTGGCCTGCAGGGTATCGATCTTCTCCGCCAGCTTGAGCATGCGCTCGCCCATCGCGTCCGCGATCTTGCCGATGGTCAGTGCAATCGCGAGCAGCCAGCCGCCGCCGTTGCT
It includes:
- a CDS encoding 5'-nucleotidase, lipoprotein e(P4) family translates to MRRTLPTLTLLAAVLALGACTTTAPLPGTAPAAVTPAAAQVAVPADDNLNAVLWVQRSVEYRALSETVFRAAGERLDTALATPDWNALVPGERRNAASIAALPPAVVMDIDETVLDNSPYQARLVRDGLEYDDATWAEWVAEEKAKPVPGVLEFARAAHAKGVTVIYLSNRDKALHAATLANLRAVGLPVKDDSVFLGLGTVVEGCEQKGSGKTCRRQLAGRGYRVLMQFGDQLGDFVEAPANTPQAHAALHAEYRAWFGDRWWVLPNPTYGAWEPALFNNAWGQPRTVRRAAKRDALLLDR